In Streptomyces chartreusis, the following proteins share a genomic window:
- a CDS encoding peroxiredoxin produces the protein MAIQVGDKAPDFELKDNHGATVKLSDFRGSQNVVLLFYPFAFTGVCTGELCEVRDNLPRFSDRDTQVLAVSNDSIHTLRVFGEQEGLEYPLLSDFWPHGEVSRAYGVFAEDKGCAVRGTFVIDKEGVVRWTVVNALPDARDLNEYVAALDTL, from the coding sequence AGCTCAAGGACAACCACGGCGCCACCGTGAAGCTCTCCGACTTCCGTGGTTCCCAGAACGTCGTCCTGCTCTTCTACCCCTTCGCCTTCACCGGCGTGTGCACCGGCGAGCTGTGCGAGGTCCGCGACAACCTCCCGAGGTTCTCCGACCGCGACACCCAGGTGCTCGCCGTCTCCAACGACTCCATCCACACCCTGCGCGTCTTCGGCGAGCAGGAGGGCCTGGAATACCCGCTGCTCAGCGACTTCTGGCCGCACGGCGAGGTCAGCCGGGCCTACGGCGTCTTCGCGGAGGACAAGGGCTGCGCGGTGCGCGGCACCTTCGTGATCGACAAGGAGGGCGTCGTCCGCTGGACCGTCGTCAACGCCCTGCCGGACGCGCGCGACCTGAACGAGTACGTCGCGGCGCTCGACACCCTCTGA
- a CDS encoding TerD family protein gives MGVSLSKGGNVSLSKEAPGLTAVIVGLGWDVRTTTGTDFDLDASALLLNNTGKVGSDANFVFFNNLKSSDGSVEHTGDNLTGEGEGDDEQIKVNLAGVPADIEKIVFPVSIYDAENRQQSFGQVRNAFIRVVNQAGGAEIARYDLSEDASTETAMVFGELYRHGAEWKFRAIGQGYASGLRGIAQDFGVNV, from the coding sequence GTGGGAGTCAGCCTCAGCAAGGGCGGCAACGTATCACTGAGCAAGGAGGCGCCCGGCCTGACCGCGGTCATCGTCGGTCTGGGGTGGGACGTGCGCACCACGACGGGCACGGACTTCGACCTCGACGCCAGCGCGCTGCTGCTGAACAACACGGGCAAGGTCGGCAGCGATGCCAACTTCGTGTTCTTCAACAACCTCAAGAGCTCCGACGGCTCGGTCGAGCACACCGGCGACAACCTCACCGGTGAGGGCGAGGGCGACGACGAGCAGATCAAGGTCAACCTCGCGGGCGTCCCGGCCGACATCGAGAAGATCGTCTTCCCGGTCTCGATCTACGACGCCGAGAACCGTCAGCAGTCCTTCGGCCAGGTGCGCAACGCGTTCATCCGCGTCGTGAACCAGGCCGGCGGCGCCGAGATCGCTCGCTACGACCTCAGCGAGGACGCGTCCACCGAGACCGCCATGGTCTTCGGCGAGCTGTACCGCCACGGTGCGGAGTGGAAGTTCCGCGCCATCGGCCAGGGCTACGCGTCGGGCCTGCGCGGCATCGCGCAGGACTTCGGTGTGAACGTCTGA